A part of Myxococcus landrumus genomic DNA contains:
- a CDS encoding UDP-2,3-diacylglucosamine diphosphatase, with protein MHIAVISDLHLGRRDSADHFGHEDSAFAHFLRVLEGNFERIVLLGDIFETLTCKTPGHQATELAAARAAHPELVRRFSQPQYHYIHGNHDLVAGALFGAPEQLVLEADGVRMLFTHGHHHDWVIRKARWLSEAAVWTGAWLRRMRLRTMFRMFQALDARLMPALPDPSRCTFQQWAIARASDSAADIVITGHTHQGMRVEHGSRLFLNSGTCSEGQFSFLSLDTRAGQYALHTHW; from the coding sequence ATGCACATCGCGGTGATATCCGACCTGCACCTGGGCAGGCGCGACTCAGCAGACCACTTCGGCCACGAAGACTCGGCCTTCGCCCACTTCCTGCGTGTGCTGGAAGGCAACTTCGAGCGCATCGTCCTGCTCGGCGACATCTTCGAGACGCTCACCTGCAAGACGCCGGGGCACCAGGCGACGGAGCTCGCGGCCGCCCGCGCCGCCCACCCGGAGCTGGTGCGCCGCTTCTCGCAGCCCCAGTACCACTACATCCACGGCAACCATGACCTCGTCGCCGGAGCCCTGTTCGGCGCCCCCGAGCAGCTGGTCCTCGAGGCCGACGGCGTGAGGATGCTGTTCACCCACGGACACCACCACGACTGGGTCATCCGCAAGGCGCGCTGGCTGTCGGAGGCCGCCGTGTGGACCGGTGCGTGGCTGCGCCGCATGCGCCTGCGCACGATGTTCCGCATGTTCCAGGCGCTGGATGCCCGGCTCATGCCCGCGCTGCCGGACCCCTCGCGGTGCACCTTCCAGCAGTGGGCCATCGCCCGCGCCAGCGACAGCGCCGCGGACATCGTCATCACCGGCCACACCCACCAGGGCATGCGCGTGGAGCACGGCAGCCGGCTGTTCCTCAACAGCGGCACGTGCTCGGAGGGCCAGTTCTCCTTCCTCAGCCTGGACACCCGCGCCGGACAGTACGCGCTGCACACGCACTGGTAA
- a CDS encoding SPFH domain-containing protein produces MTIGYMKATPTSYVMQFKGGKVVREGVGLSFFYWKPSATLVSVPLSSSDAPFVFNEATRDFQAVTMQGQLTYRVADARKLSSLLDYSLGSSGRYHSDDPESLPERLVQVAQVRARTVVQRMTLREVLVSAQTIEAEVLASLSTAESLRALGVEVMAFSLLSVKPTPEMARALEAEAREGLQRQADEAIYARRNAAVEQERRIKESELATELAVQERQRQIREAKMAGDIAVEEQRSALMERWTQNEKQAADARAYALEKTLAPVRGVDWKTLMAASAGGGDPALNIALAFREMAENAHRIGELNVSPELLQSLMGAGSHKAQQPSLPSSKPPARER; encoded by the coding sequence ATGACCATCGGGTACATGAAGGCGACGCCGACGTCGTACGTGATGCAGTTCAAGGGAGGGAAGGTGGTGCGGGAGGGCGTGGGGCTCTCGTTCTTCTACTGGAAGCCGTCCGCGACGCTGGTGAGCGTGCCGCTGTCGAGCTCGGACGCGCCCTTCGTCTTCAACGAGGCGACGCGCGACTTCCAGGCGGTGACGATGCAGGGGCAGCTCACCTACCGGGTGGCGGACGCGCGGAAGCTGTCCTCGCTCCTGGACTACTCGCTGGGGTCCTCGGGGCGGTACCACTCGGATGACCCGGAGTCGCTGCCGGAGCGGCTGGTGCAGGTGGCGCAGGTGCGGGCGCGCACGGTGGTGCAGCGCATGACGCTGCGCGAGGTGCTGGTGAGCGCGCAGACCATCGAGGCGGAGGTGCTGGCGTCGCTTTCGACGGCGGAGTCGCTCCGGGCGCTGGGGGTGGAGGTGATGGCGTTCTCGCTGTTGTCCGTGAAGCCCACGCCGGAGATGGCGCGCGCGTTGGAGGCGGAGGCGCGCGAGGGCCTGCAGCGGCAGGCGGACGAGGCCATCTACGCGCGGCGAAACGCGGCCGTGGAGCAGGAGCGCCGCATCAAGGAGAGCGAGCTGGCGACGGAGTTGGCCGTGCAGGAGCGCCAGCGGCAGATTCGCGAGGCGAAGATGGCGGGGGACATCGCGGTGGAGGAGCAGCGCTCGGCGCTGATGGAGCGCTGGACGCAGAACGAGAAGCAGGCCGCGGACGCGCGCGCCTACGCGCTGGAGAAGACGCTGGCGCCGGTGCGGGGCGTGGACTGGAAGACGCTGATGGCGGCGTCGGCGGGAGGCGGAGACCCGGCGTTGAACATCGCGCTGGCCTTCCGGGAGATGGCGGAGAACGCGCATCGCATCGGCGAGCTGAACGTGTCGCCGGAGCTCCTGCAGTCGCTGATGGGCGCGGGAAGCCACAAGGCCCAGCAGCCTTCGCTGCCTTCCTCGAAGCCGCCCGCGCGGGAGCGCTGA